One Benincasa hispida cultivar B227 chromosome 5, ASM972705v1, whole genome shotgun sequence genomic window carries:
- the LOC120078115 gene encoding tyrosine-protein phosphatase DSP1-like isoform X2, whose translation MTIDHHSQHSDQTTHDDSDHLHPTLPVPLVSNGADCENEGDNLFVPPLNFAVVDSGIFRSGFPDSSNFSFLQTLGLRSIICLCPEPYPEANMDFLKSNGIRLFQFGIEGSKEPFVNIPDFTIREVLKVILDVRNRPVLIHCKRGKHRTGCVVGCFRKLQKWCLSSVFDEYQRFAAAKARVSDQRFIELFDISGLKHLPSSLSCSER comes from the exons ATGACAATCGACCACCACTCGCAACACTCCGATCAAACGACCCATGATGATTCCGACCATCTCCATCCTACTCTTCCCGTGCCACTTGTTTCCAATGGCGCCGACTGCGAGAATGAAGGAGATAACCTCTTCGTTCCTCCTCTGAACTTCGCCGTCGTTGACAGCGGCATTTTCCGCTCCGGCTTCCCCGACTCTTCCAACTTCTCTTTCTTGCAGACATTAGGCCTTCGTTCGATTAT ATGTCTTTGTCCCGAGCCATATCCTGAGGCCAATATGGATTTTCTCAAGTCCAATGGGATCCGATTGTTTCAATTTGGGATTGAAGGTTCTAAG GAGCCTTTTGTGAACATTCCAGACTTTACGATTCGTGAAGTACTTAAAGTTATTCTTG ATGTGAGGAATCGCCCGGTTTTAATCCATTGCAAACGGGGGAAG CACCGAACTGGTTGTGTCGTGGGATGCTTTAGAAAGTTGCAGAAATGGTGCCTATCGTCAGTCTTTGATGAATATCAACGGTTTGCCGCTGCCAAGGCAAGAGTTTCAGATCAGAGGTTTATTGAACTATTCGACATTTCTGGCTTGAAGCATTTGCCATCATCACTTTCTTGTTCAGAAAGGTAA
- the LOC120077485 gene encoding 1-aminocyclopropane-1-carboxylate oxidase 1 — translation MAVFPIINLENINGDGRAKILEQIEDACQNWGFFELVNHGIPHKFLDTVEKMTRDHYKKSMEERFKETVLSKGLEAAQAEVNDMDWESTFFLRHLPESNISEMSDLDEEYKKIMKEFAKKLENLAEELLDLLCENLGLEKGYLKKAFYGSKGPTFGTKVSNYPPCPKPDLIKGLRAHTDAGGIILLFQDDKVSGLQLLKDGNWIDVPPMRHAIVVNLGDQLEVITNGRYKSVMHRVITQTSGTGRMSIASFYNPGSDAVIFPAPMLVEKDQAEEKEVYPKFVFEDYMKLYIGVKFQAKEPRFEAMKANANLGPMATA, via the exons ATGGCTGTCTTTCCTATCATCAACTTGGAAAACATCAATGGTGATGGTAGAGCTAAGATCTTGGAGCAAATTGAAGATGCCTGCCAAAATTGGGGTTTCTTTGAG TTGGTGAACCATGGGATCCCACATAAGTTTTTGGACACAGTGGAGAAGATGACAAGAGATCATTACAAGAAGTCTATGGAAGAGAGGTTTAAAGAGACTGTGCTTAGCAAGGGCTTAGAGGCTGCACAAGCTGAAGTTAATGATATGGATTGGGAAAGCACCTTTTTCTTACGACATCTCCCGGAATCAAACATTTCTGAGATGTCTGATCTCGACGAGGAGTATAA GAAAATTATGAAGGAATTTGCAAAGAAGTTGGAGAATCTTGCTGAGGAGCTATTGGACCTACTATGTGAGAATCTTGGGTTGGAAAAGGGTTATCTCAAGAAGGCTTTCTATGGTTCAAAAGGTCCAACATTTGGGACAAAGGTGAGCAATTACCCGCCGTGTCCCAAGCCAGATCTGATCAAGGGTCTCCGAGCCCACACCGATGCCGGTGGCATCATCCTCCTCTTCCAAGATGACAAGGTTAGTGGCCTGCAACTTCTCAAAGATGGCAACTGGATCGACGTGCCCCCAATGCGCCACGCCATTGTTGTCAACCTTGGAGACCAGCTTGAG GTGATCACAAACGGAAGATACAAAAGTGTGATGCATAGAGTGATAACTCAGACGAGTGGAACTGGTCGAATGTCGATAGCTTCATTCTACAATCCAGGTAGCGATGCCGTGATCTTCCCGGCACCGATGCTAGTGGAGAAAGATCAGGCTGAGGAGAAGGAAGTGTACCCCAAGTTTGTGTTTGAAGATTACATGAAGCTCTACATAGGAGTCAAGTTTCAGGCCAAGGAGCCAAGATTTGAAGCCATGAAAGCCAATGCTAATTTGGGTCCAATGGCAACAGCATAA
- the LOC120078115 gene encoding tyrosine-protein phosphatase DSP1-like isoform X1, which produces MTIDHHSQHSDQTTHDDSDHLHPTLPVPLVSNGADCENEGDNLFVPPLNFAVVDSGIFRSGFPDSSNFSFLQTLGLRSIICLCPEPYPEANMDFLKSNGIRLFQFGIEGSKAGSDKVDAYVNLILECMRNLDMSGDQMYYLEPFVNIPDFTIREVLKVILDVRNRPVLIHCKRGKHRTGCVVGCFRKLQKWCLSSVFDEYQRFAAAKARVSDQRFIELFDISGLKHLPSSLSCSER; this is translated from the exons ATGACAATCGACCACCACTCGCAACACTCCGATCAAACGACCCATGATGATTCCGACCATCTCCATCCTACTCTTCCCGTGCCACTTGTTTCCAATGGCGCCGACTGCGAGAATGAAGGAGATAACCTCTTCGTTCCTCCTCTGAACTTCGCCGTCGTTGACAGCGGCATTTTCCGCTCCGGCTTCCCCGACTCTTCCAACTTCTCTTTCTTGCAGACATTAGGCCTTCGTTCGATTAT ATGTCTTTGTCCCGAGCCATATCCTGAGGCCAATATGGATTTTCTCAAGTCCAATGGGATCCGATTGTTTCAATTTGGGATTGAAGGTTCTAAG GCGGGTTCAGACAAGGTTGATGCATATGTAAACTTGATTCTCGAGTGTATGAGGAATTTGGATATGAGCGGCGATCAAATGTACTATTTG GAGCCTTTTGTGAACATTCCAGACTTTACGATTCGTGAAGTACTTAAAGTTATTCTTG ATGTGAGGAATCGCCCGGTTTTAATCCATTGCAAACGGGGGAAG CACCGAACTGGTTGTGTCGTGGGATGCTTTAGAAAGTTGCAGAAATGGTGCCTATCGTCAGTCTTTGATGAATATCAACGGTTTGCCGCTGCCAAGGCAAGAGTTTCAGATCAGAGGTTTATTGAACTATTCGACATTTCTGGCTTGAAGCATTTGCCATCATCACTTTCTTGTTCAGAAAGGTAA